In Passer domesticus isolate bPasDom1 chromosome 7, bPasDom1.hap1, whole genome shotgun sequence, one genomic interval encodes:
- the LOC135304684 gene encoding uncharacterized protein LOC135304684, with protein MHWWMLRAVFKVLPQPFLWAMKEGRELSLTHLPCGIVARTHGNRRALRCLPSFRFQNGPRELHSAAPRAELRPTPRSVGGCPRARGRLLPSRGHRGKDELRAGTPSSAPAPPVALPRAHNVLPGPDGTGGGSGCRSLTPPGSLCSLAVAPIPSSCNTAAHRAWGCHPAISSLLLIGSQHASWATIFSCASHDELSKAPDPRATSWFKVISWWRQLESPPARAPLPSAHFGKALLVESGREDAAACPVLRWYPDHLSSKTPLQLLQSQGSPPVPGPLPGDPPAPPRVLRITSVVSSRGICRHRQCHPHASLLGTGSICSLTNAELLLWDPYELHLPLCPGSEERILQGHCAPTKGKLSAEPSSQAVMVSHAEPGWDVFFSLCDTPVNHIECPSTGPRRPVACGAPCSPFSMGTHTAPGVALGTMVLSRGISY; from the exons ATGCACTGGTGGATGCTGAGGGCTGTTTTTAAGGTGCTTCCTCAGCCCTTCTTGTGGGcaatgaaggaaggaagggaattGAGTCTTACCCATCTGCCCTGTGGCATTGTTGCGAGGACGCACGGAAACAGGAGGGCGCTGAGATGTCTTCCATCTTTTCGGTTTCAGAACGGCCCCCGCGAGCTGCACTCGGCTGCACCCAGGGCGGAGCTGCGCCCCACGCCGCGCTCCGTGGGCGGGTGCCCGCGGGCCCGCGGGAGGCTGCTGCCATCCCGTGGGCACAGGGGGAAGGAcgagctcagggctggcaccccTTCCTcggccccagctcccccagtgGCTCTGCCCCGGGCCCACAACGTCCTGCCCGGCCCTGACGGCACTGGAGGTGGCTCCGGGTGCAGGTCGTTGACTCCTCCAGGCTCCTTGTGCTCTCTGGCTGTCGCCCCCATCCCCTCCAGCTGCAACACAGCTGCccacagggcttggggctgccaCCCAGCCATCAGCTCCTTGCTCCTCATCGGCAGCCAGCACGCATCATGGGCTACCATCTTCTCATGTGCAAGCCACGATGAGCTCTCTAAAGCCCCAGATCCGAGAGCCACATCCTGGTTCAAGGTGATCAGCTGGTGGCGGCAGCTGGAAA GTCCCCCAGCCAGAGCCCCTCTCCCCAGTGCTCACTTTGGGAAGGCCCTCCTTGTGGAGTCTGGGAGAGAAGATgcagcagcctgtcctgttcTCAGGTGGTATCCAGATCATCTCTCCTCAAAGACCCCGCTGCAGCTGCTTCAGAGCCAG GGGAGCCCACCAGTGCCAGGCCCCCTGCCAGGCGACCCCCCCGCGCCTCCACGGGTGCTAAGAATAACCAGCGTCGTCAGCAGCCGTGGTATTTGCAGGCACCGCCAGTGCCACCCCCATGCCAGCCTGCTGGGCACAGGATCCATCTGCTCCCTGAC gaatgCAGAGCTTCTCCTCTGGGACCCATATGAGCTGCATTTGCCCCTGTGCCCAGGCTCTGAAGAGAGGATTCTGCAGGGACACTGTGCTCCTACCAAGGGCAAACTTAGTGCAGAGCCTTCTTCCCAGGCAGTGATGGTGAGTCATGCAGAACCAGGCTGGgatgttttcttctctctgtgtgACACTCCAGTAAATCATATAGAATGTCCTAGCACTGGGCCAAGGCGACCTGTGGCATGTGGGGCTCCTTGCTCTCCTTTCAGCATGGGGACTCACACAGCCCCAGGAGTGGCCCTGGGCACAATGGTATTGTCAAGGGGCATTTCCTACTGA
- the TSC22D3 gene encoding TSC22 domain family protein 3 isoform X1, giving the protein MSSSPAEECRSPVGLDCCSCCLDLANRSGLEEGAGGENNNPGSPTVSSFRQLREQLVRQNLNTDKLSSIMRQDSLEPVVRDPCYLFNQGICNRNIDQTLLSILLLFHSASGASVVAIDNKIEQAMDLVKNHLMYAVREEVEVLKEQIKELLEKNSQLERENSLLKTLASPEQLEKFQSRLPAEVLCPEEQSPGVAAPAQHSGGSAV; this is encoded by the exons ATGTCCTCGTCGCCTGCGGAGGAGTGCCGGTCGCCCGTGGGGCTggactgctgcagctgctgcctggatcTGGCCAACCGGAGCGGGCTGGAGGAGGGGGCCGGCGGCGAGAACAACAACCCGGGCAGCCCCACCGTGAGCAGCTTCCGGCAGCTGCGGGAGCAGCTGGTCCGACAGAACCTCAACACCGACAAGCTGAGCTCCATCATGCGCCAGGACTCGCTGGAACCCGTCGTGCGGGACCCCTGCTACCTCTTCAACCAGGGTATCTGCAACAGGAATATCGACCAGaccctgctctccatcctgctCCTCTTCCACAG CGCCTCCGGAGCCAGCGTGGTGGCCATTGACAACAAGATCGAGCAGGCGATG GATCTTGTGAAAAATCATCTGATGTATGCTGTGCGGGAGGAAGTGGAGGTCCTGAAAGAGCAAATCAAGGAACTATTGGAGAAAAACTCCCAGCTGGAGCGTGAGAACAGCCTCTTGAAGACCCtggccagccctgagcagctggagaagtTCCAATCCCGGCTCCCAGCAGAGGTCCTGTGCCCTGAGGAGCAGAGCCCCGGGGTGGCTGCCCCGGCCCAGCACTCCGGGGGCTCTGCGGTGTAA
- the TSC22D3 gene encoding TSC22 domain family protein 3 isoform X2: MSTGMYQYPMEVAVYQLHNFSISFFSSLLGGDVVSVKLDNSASGASVVAIDNKIEQAMDLVKNHLMYAVREEVEVLKEQIKELLEKNSQLERENSLLKTLASPEQLEKFQSRLPAEVLCPEEQSPGVAAPAQHSGGSAV; encoded by the exons ATGAGCACCGGCATGTACCAGTACCCCATGGAGGTGGCTGTCTACCAGCTCCACAACTTCTCcatctccttcttctcctccttgctCGGGGGGGATGTAGTCTCCGTGAAGCTCGACAACAG CGCCTCCGGAGCCAGCGTGGTGGCCATTGACAACAAGATCGAGCAGGCGATG GATCTTGTGAAAAATCATCTGATGTATGCTGTGCGGGAGGAAGTGGAGGTCCTGAAAGAGCAAATCAAGGAACTATTGGAGAAAAACTCCCAGCTGGAGCGTGAGAACAGCCTCTTGAAGACCCtggccagccctgagcagctggagaagtTCCAATCCCGGCTCCCAGCAGAGGTCCTGTGCCCTGAGGAGCAGAGCCCCGGGGTGGCTGCCCCGGCCCAGCACTCCGGGGGCTCTGCGGTGTAA